The proteins below are encoded in one region of Apium graveolens cultivar Ventura chromosome 4, ASM990537v1, whole genome shotgun sequence:
- the LOC141720756 gene encoding dehydration-responsive element-binding protein 1A-like, with protein MDQGFSQNPYPSLLQFDESSSSIDSKARGNNTDNENDDNSYEVVLASTTPKKPSGRKKFQETRHPVYRGVRRRNSGKWVCEVREPINNSRIWLGTHPTAEMAARASDVAAIALRGRNACLNFEDSLWRLSVPASSSVKDIQIAAAKAAEAFRPPKIDNAAGTSQQTTHVSEDDDEGSYIDEDAIFGMPELIHSMAEGMMLPPPQCDAVDDMEDATDDLSLWNYSF; from the coding sequence ATGGACCAAGGTTTCTCTCAGAATCCGTATCCCAGCTTGCTTCAATTTGACGAATCCTCATCCAGCATAGATAGCAAAGCCAGGGGCAACAACACCGACAATGAAAATGATGATAATTCATATGAAGTGGTGTTAGCTTCAACTACTCCTAAGAAACCCTCCGGAAGGAAAAAGTTTCAGGAAACGCGCCACCCGGTTTATAGAGGAGTGAGGCGTAGAAATTCAGGCAAGTGGGTTTGTGAGGTTAGAGAACCTATCAATAACTCTCGAATCTGGCTGGGAACTCATCCTACAGCCGAAATGGCTGCTCGGGCTAGTGATGTTGCAGCAATTGCACTTAGAGGTCGTAATGCCTGCCTTAATTTCGAGGACTCTTTATGGAGGTTATCTGTTCCTGCTTCATCAAGTGTCAAGGACATTCAAATAGCTGCAGCCAAGGCTGCTGAGGCCTTTAGGCCACCAAAAATTGATAATGCAGCGGGGACAAGTCAGCAAACAACACATGTATCGGAAGACGATGATGAGGGGTCTTATATAGATGAAGACGCGATATTTGGGATGCCGGAATTGATTCACAGTATGGCGGAGGGCATGATGCTTCCACCCCCGCAATGTGATGCGGTTGATGACATGGAAGATGCTACTGATGACCTGTCTTTATGGAATTATTCATTTTGA